The sequence AGTTATGAGTAGTGCCGGCAATGCCCGGCGTCCTGCGCAGAAACTCGTCACACAGCTTAAGTCCTTCAGTGAAGAAGACATAGCAGACCGTAAACAAGCCGCAGACAGTACCATCAAGGAAATGGGCGTTTCCTTCACTGTCTATACCGAAGAAGGAAACATCGACCGTGCATGGCCTTTCGATATTATTCCCCGCCCCATCGCAGCCAAGCAATGGGACATTGCCGAAGCCGGTCTCAAGCAACGGCTGACAGCACTTAACCTGTTTATCAACGACCTTTACCACGAGCAAAAAATTATCAAGGACGGCATCATCCCCGAGTTCGTCCTCAAGCAATCCAAGAACTACCGCAAAGAGTGCGAAGGCTTTAAGCCCGCATTTGGGGTTTGGGCGCACATTTGCGGCACCGACTTGGTGCGCGCAGACGACGGCGAATTCTACGTTTTAGAAGATAATCTTCGAGTGCCCTCTGGTGTGTCATACATGCTCGAAAATAGGGCAATAACAAAACGTGTATTGCCCGAACTTTTCGAAAAAGTCGATATTGCTCGCGTCGATGAATACCCCGCGCGTCTATTTGACACACTTGCGTCCCTTTCTCCGCGCAGACTAAAAAAACCGGTCATCGTTGTTCTGACACCCGGTATCTTCAATTCCGCCTATTTCGAGCATGCCTTTCTGGCGCAGCAAATGGGTGTTGAACTCGTTGAGGGCAGCGATCTGGTGGTACAAGACGACTCAGTCTTTATGAAAACCATTTCTGGTCTCGAGCAGGTGGACGTGATTTATCGCCGTATTGACGATTTATTCCTCGACCCGGAAGTATTCAATAAAGAGTCGGTACTCGGCGTGCCTGGCCTTATGCGCGCGTGGCGTAAAGGTAACGTCGCCCTGGCGAATGCGCCTGGCGCGGGCGTTGCCGACGACAAGGTGATCTATGCCTTTGTCCCCCAGGTCATCAAATATTATTTGGATGAAGACCCATTAATTCCGAACGTAGAAACCTTTCTTTGCTACGAGGACAAACAACGCGAATATGTGCTCGCCAACCTGGACAAACTGGTGGTTAAGCCCGCCAATGAATCCGGGGGCTACGGCATGCTAGTAGGGCCACATTCTACGAAAAAAGATCGTGAAACCTTCGCTGAGCTGATCAAGGCGAACCCGCGCAACTATATTGCGCAACCCACTCTCAAACTTTCTACCGCGCCCACCATTGTTGGTAAAAACGAATTGGAACCGCGCCACCTGGATTTGCGCCCGTTTATTTTGCAAGCTAAAGACACCTATGTAACCAAAGGTGGTCTCACTCGGGTGGCAATGAAAAAGGGCTCGCTGGTGGTGAACTCGTCACAGGGCGGCGGCAGTAAAGATACCTGGATTGTTGAAAGCTGAATGCGTTAACAACAACACAACAACCGAATCCAACAGTTCAATCTATTGTGGAGTGCACTTCATGCTTTCTAAAGTCGCAGAACGCGTTTACTGGACAGCCCGTTACCTGGAACGAGTGGAAAATACAGCGCGTCTGATTCGAGTTTACGACAATCTGATGTTCGACCTGCCCCGCTCGGTCAATTTTGGCTGGTACAACCTGATTACCATTAACAGTGCGCAAAAGGAGTTTGCCGACCGTTTTAAGGTGCAGGACGAGCGCAACGTCGTTAAATTTCTCCTCGCCGATGACACCACCTCCAGTTCGATCCTCTCGTCCCTGAGCGCCATTCGCGAAAATGTCCGCACCACGCGCGATGTTGTGCCGGAGGACACCTGGGAGTTAACTAACGAACTCAACTTATACGTAACCGAAAACATCCAGTTAGGTGTTAACCGCAAAGGACGTCATGAATTTCTCGATGGCGTCATTAAAGGCTGCCAACAAATTCTCGGTTTACTGTACGGCACAATGCCCCACGACCCCGCCTGGGACTTTTTGCGTCTCGGCCGCAACCTGGAGCGCGCCGATATGACCACCCGTATCTTGGATGCCGGGGTTGCTGCCGTGTTGCAGGTAGTGGAAGAAGATGCTGCAGTCAACAGCCGACAAATTATCTGGGGGGCTGTGTTGCGCTCGTTGGGCGCCACCCAATCTTACCGCCAGACCACCCGCTCCGCGGTTACCGGCGATGGCGTGGTGTATTATTTATTGGAAGACCTGAGCTTCCCGCGTACTATCGCTCACTGCCTGGATGCCATTATTGATTCCGCCGAGCGTTTGCCACGCTCGAAAGAAATTGTCGCGATACTGAAAGAAAATCAGTCCACCATATTCGACGATGTGGACTACGAAGAATTGGGTGAACCCCTGCGCGACTACCTCAACGACTTACAGACTGAACTGGCCAGTATCCATACCCATATCGCTGCAACCTGGTTTCCCGAGCTCCATTAAAAACCAGGTTGTTTCCGCCGATTAACCTCCAACAATAGCGTGCATTCCAATGACGATACGTGTAGCTATTCACCATAATACGTACTATAAATTCGATCGTTTGGTGAACCTCTCACCGCACGTGATTCGGCTTCGTCCGGCGCCCCACAGCCGCACACCGATTCGCGCCTACAGTATGAAAATCAAGCCGGAAACGCATTTCCTGAACTGGCAGCAAGACGCGTTCGGCAATTATCTTGCGCGTATCGTGTTTCCAGAAAGAACCAATGAGTTCTCGGTGGAAGTGGAAGTTCAGGCAGACATGACGGTGATTAACCCGTTCGATTTTTTCCTCGAAGAATCTGCTGAAGAGTTTCCGTTTACATACAGTGCGCAGGAATTAAAAGAGCTTCAGCCTTACCTGGAAAAGAAACCGGGAGGCCCCCTGTTTGATGAACTGGTGAAGAGTATTCCGCTGGATAAAAAGCGCACCATCGATTTTTTGGTGGACGTGAACCAGCGCC comes from Teredinibacter turnerae and encodes:
- a CDS encoding alpha-E domain-containing protein codes for the protein MLSKVAERVYWTARYLERVENTARLIRVYDNLMFDLPRSVNFGWYNLITINSAQKEFADRFKVQDERNVVKFLLADDTTSSSILSSLSAIRENVRTTRDVVPEDTWELTNELNLYVTENIQLGVNRKGRHEFLDGVIKGCQQILGLLYGTMPHDPAWDFLRLGRNLERADMTTRILDAGVAAVLQVVEEDAAVNSRQIIWGAVLRSLGATQSYRQTTRSAVTGDGVVYYLLEDLSFPRTIAHCLDAIIDSAERLPRSKEIVAILKENQSTIFDDVDYEELGEPLRDYLNDLQTELASIHTHIAATWFPELH
- a CDS encoding circularly permuted type 2 ATP-grasp protein; this encodes MAINWKDYSSGEFYDEVMSSAGNARRPAQKLVTQLKSFSEEDIADRKQAADSTIKEMGVSFTVYTEEGNIDRAWPFDIIPRPIAAKQWDIAEAGLKQRLTALNLFINDLYHEQKIIKDGIIPEFVLKQSKNYRKECEGFKPAFGVWAHICGTDLVRADDGEFYVLEDNLRVPSGVSYMLENRAITKRVLPELFEKVDIARVDEYPARLFDTLASLSPRRLKKPVIVVLTPGIFNSAYFEHAFLAQQMGVELVEGSDLVVQDDSVFMKTISGLEQVDVIYRRIDDLFLDPEVFNKESVLGVPGLMRAWRKGNVALANAPGAGVADDKVIYAFVPQVIKYYLDEDPLIPNVETFLCYEDKQREYVLANLDKLVVKPANESGGYGMLVGPHSTKKDRETFAELIKANPRNYIAQPTLKLSTAPTIVGKNELEPRHLDLRPFILQAKDTYVTKGGLTRVAMKKGSLVVNSSQGGGSKDTWIVES